In one bacterium genomic region, the following are encoded:
- a CDS encoding helix-turn-helix domain-containing protein, whose amino-acid sequence MPTDTHDTLLTAEEVGRILRLKPATVYEAAASGRIPSVRLWRGQRKALVRFRRDDIEELIRDRTHRGSQGAS is encoded by the coding sequence ATGCCCACTGATACCCACGACACGCTACTTACTGCAGAGGAAGTCGGCCGCATTCTGCGGTTGAAGCCGGCGACGGTCTACGAGGCAGCCGCGTCTGGCCGGATCCCCAGTGTTCGACTTTGGCGAGGCCAACGCAAAGCGCTGGTTCGATTTCGACGCGACGACATCGAAGAACTGATCCGCGACCGGACTCATCGCGGCTCCCAGGGGGCGTCATGA